One genomic region from Arthrobacter sp. FB24 encodes:
- the rpoB gene encoding DNA-directed RNA polymerase subunit beta yields the protein MVASSTSNVNNATAINADSTDGATRRLSFAKIHEPLDVPNLLALQTDSFDWLVGNERWQARVAKAVEEGDLSVATSSGLSDIFEEISPIEDFQGTMSLSFSDPEFADPKYTMAECKDRDATYSAPLYVKAEFMNNNTGEIKQQTVFMGDFPLMTEKGTFVVNGTERVVVSQLVRSPGAYFERTADKTSDKDIFTAKIIPSRGAWFELEIDKRDQVGVRLDRKRKQSVTVLLKALGWTEGQILEEFGQYDSMRATLEKDATETREDALLDIYRKLRPGEPPTVEAAQSLLDNLYFNSKRYDLAKVGRYKINRKLGIDRSLGDKEASVLHVEDIVAMIKFLVALHAGEKTLTGKRDGQDHELRVEIDDIDHFGNRRIRAVGELIENQVRTGLSRMERVVRERMTTQDVEAITPQTLINIRPVVAAIKEFFGTSQLSQFMDQNNPLSGLTHKRRLSALGPGGLSRDRAGMEVRDVHPSHYGRMCPIETPEGPNIGLIGSLASYGRINPFGFIETPYRLVSEGVVSDEVQYLTADDEAEVLIAQANAPLDENKKFAEETVLVRARGGGGEPVLVPAADVEFMDVSPRQMVSVATALIPFLEHDDANRALMGANMQRQAVPLVRSEAPFVGTGMERAAAVDAGDVVIAKKAGVVTEVSAELVIMLNDDGTETNYRINKFARSNQGNCYNHRVLVSEGQRLEVGGIIADGPATDQGELALGKNLLVAFMSWEGHNFEDAIILSQRIVAEDVLSSIHIEEHEIDARDTKLGAEEITRDIPNVSEEVLAGLDERGIIHIGAEVEAGDILVGKVTPKGETELTPEERLLRAIFGEKSREVRDTSLKVPHGESGTVIGVRVFDRDNDDELPPGVNQLVRVYVAAKRKITDGDKLAGRHGNKGVISKILPIEDMPFLADGTPVDIVLNPLGVPGRMNVGQVLETHLGWVAKTGWKIEGEPEWVKQLPNLPRESGSTTVATPVFDGAREEEITGLLDSTNVTRDGDRLINSSGKTRLFDGRSGEPFPDPISVGYMYILKLHHLVDDKIHARSTGPYSMITQQPLGGKAQFGGQRFGEMEVWALEAYGAAYTLQELLTIKSDDIHGRVKVYEAIVKGENIPEPGVPESFKVLIKEMQSLCLNVEVLSTDGTTIEMRDSDDAVFTAAEELGIDLSRAEPSSVEEV from the coding sequence TTGGTCGCCTCGAGCACCTCTAATGTAAACAACGCTACCGCTATCAATGCCGACAGCACCGATGGTGCCACTCGCCGGCTCTCATTCGCAAAGATTCACGAACCTCTTGACGTTCCGAATCTGCTTGCCCTGCAAACGGACAGCTTCGACTGGCTGGTCGGAAACGAACGCTGGCAGGCACGCGTTGCGAAGGCCGTCGAAGAAGGCGACCTCAGCGTCGCCACTAGCTCCGGTCTGTCTGACATCTTCGAAGAGATCTCCCCGATCGAGGATTTCCAGGGCACCATGTCCCTGAGCTTCTCCGACCCGGAGTTCGCTGATCCCAAATACACCATGGCAGAGTGCAAGGACCGGGACGCTACGTACTCGGCTCCGCTGTACGTTAAAGCCGAATTCATGAACAACAACACGGGCGAAATCAAGCAGCAGACCGTGTTCATGGGTGACTTCCCGCTGATGACCGAGAAGGGCACCTTCGTCGTCAACGGCACCGAGCGTGTCGTTGTCTCCCAGCTGGTCCGTTCTCCGGGCGCATACTTTGAGCGCACTGCCGACAAGACCAGCGACAAGGACATCTTCACTGCGAAGATCATCCCGTCCCGCGGTGCCTGGTTCGAGCTCGAAATCGATAAGCGCGACCAGGTCGGCGTCCGCCTTGACCGCAAGCGCAAGCAGTCCGTCACGGTGCTGCTGAAGGCCCTCGGCTGGACCGAAGGCCAGATCCTCGAAGAGTTCGGTCAGTACGACTCCATGCGCGCAACGCTGGAGAAGGACGCAACTGAAACCCGCGAAGACGCCTTGCTGGACATCTACCGGAAGCTGCGACCGGGCGAGCCGCCCACCGTCGAGGCTGCCCAGTCCCTGCTGGACAACCTGTACTTCAACTCCAAGCGCTACGATCTGGCCAAGGTCGGCCGTTACAAGATCAACCGCAAGCTTGGCATCGACCGCTCCCTTGGCGACAAGGAAGCTTCGGTCCTGCACGTCGAAGACATCGTTGCCATGATCAAGTTCCTGGTTGCACTGCACGCCGGCGAGAAGACCCTCACCGGCAAGCGCGACGGCCAGGACCACGAGCTGCGCGTCGAAATCGATGACATCGACCACTTCGGCAACCGCCGCATCCGCGCCGTCGGCGAGCTCATCGAGAACCAGGTCCGCACCGGCCTGTCCCGTATGGAGCGCGTTGTCCGCGAGCGAATGACCACGCAGGACGTCGAAGCCATCACGCCGCAGACGCTGATCAACATCCGCCCGGTGGTGGCAGCCATCAAGGAGTTCTTCGGAACCTCCCAGCTGTCCCAGTTCATGGACCAGAACAACCCGCTGTCGGGTCTGACCCACAAGCGCCGTCTGTCCGCGCTTGGCCCGGGTGGTCTGTCCCGTGACCGTGCAGGCATGGAAGTCCGAGACGTTCACCCGTCCCACTACGGACGTATGTGCCCCATTGAAACCCCTGAAGGCCCGAACATTGGTCTGATCGGTTCGCTGGCATCCTACGGCCGCATCAACCCCTTCGGTTTCATCGAGACGCCTTACCGCCTCGTATCCGAGGGTGTCGTGTCCGATGAGGTCCAGTACCTGACGGCCGACGACGAAGCAGAGGTCCTGATCGCTCAGGCCAACGCTCCGCTGGACGAGAACAAGAAGTTCGCCGAAGAGACCGTCCTGGTCCGCGCCCGTGGTGGTGGAGGCGAGCCCGTGCTGGTTCCCGCCGCCGACGTCGAGTTCATGGACGTTTCCCCGCGCCAGATGGTGTCCGTGGCTACGGCCCTGATCCCGTTCCTCGAGCATGACGATGCAAACCGCGCACTCATGGGTGCCAACATGCAGCGTCAGGCCGTGCCGCTGGTCCGTTCCGAGGCGCCGTTCGTCGGTACCGGCATGGAGCGCGCCGCTGCAGTCGACGCCGGTGACGTTGTCATCGCCAAGAAGGCCGGTGTGGTCACCGAGGTGTCCGCTGAACTCGTCATCATGCTCAACGACGATGGCACGGAAACCAACTACCGCATCAACAAGTTCGCGCGTTCCAACCAGGGCAACTGCTACAACCACCGTGTCCTGGTGAGCGAGGGCCAGCGCCTGGAGGTCGGCGGCATCATCGCTGACGGCCCGGCAACGGACCAGGGCGAACTTGCCCTCGGTAAGAACCTGCTCGTGGCATTCATGTCATGGGAAGGCCACAACTTCGAGGACGCCATCATCCTCTCGCAGCGCATTGTTGCCGAGGACGTTCTTTCCTCCATCCACATCGAGGAGCACGAGATCGATGCCCGCGACACCAAGCTTGGTGCCGAGGAAATCACCCGTGACATCCCCAACGTGTCCGAGGAAGTCCTGGCAGGCCTGGACGAGCGCGGCATCATCCACATCGGTGCCGAGGTTGAGGCCGGCGACATCCTGGTCGGAAAGGTCACCCCGAAGGGTGAAACCGAACTGACCCCGGAAGAGCGCCTGCTGCGCGCCATCTTCGGCGAGAAGTCCCGTGAAGTCCGCGACACGTCCCTGAAGGTTCCGCACGGCGAGTCCGGCACCGTCATCGGCGTCCGCGTCTTCGACCGCGACAACGACGACGAACTGCCCCCGGGCGTCAACCAGCTGGTCCGCGTTTACGTGGCCGCCAAGCGCAAGATCACCGACGGCGACAAGCTCGCCGGCCGTCACGGCAACAAGGGTGTTATCTCCAAGATCCTTCCGATCGAGGACATGCCCTTCCTTGCCGACGGTACGCCTGTTGATATCGTCCTGAACCCGCTGGGTGTTCCGGGCCGTATGAACGTCGGCCAGGTGCTCGAAACGCACCTCGGCTGGGTTGCCAAGACAGGTTGGAAGATCGAAGGCGAGCCCGAGTGGGTCAAGCAGCTGCCGAACCTGCCGCGCGAGAGTGGTTCAACCACTGTTGCAACTCCGGTCTTCGACGGTGCTCGTGAAGAGGAAATCACGGGCCTGCTCGACTCCACCAACGTGACCCGCGACGGTGACCGCCTGATCAACTCCTCGGGCAAGACCCGCCTGTTCGACGGCCGCTCCGGCGAGCCGTTCCCGGATCCGATCTCGGTCGGCTACATGTACATCCTGAAGCTCCACCACCTGGTGGACGACAAGATCCACGCACGCTCCACCGGCCCGTACTCCATGATCACGCAGCAGCCGCTGGGTGGTAAGGCTCAGTTCGGTGGCCAGCGCTTCGGTGAAATGGAAGTGTGGGCGCTCGAGGCTTACGGCGCTGCCTACACGCTCCAGGAACTGCTCACGATCAAGTCGGATGACATCCATGGTCGTGTGAAGGTCTACGAAGCCATCGTCAAGGGCGAGAACATCCCGGAGCCGGGCGTTCCTGAGTCCTTCAAGGTCTTGATCAAGGAAATGCAGTCGCTGTGCCTGAACGTGGAAGTGCTTTCCACGGACGGAACCACAATTGAAATGCGTGACTCTGATGACGCAGTCTTCACGGCTGCGGAAGAACTGGGCATCGATCTGTCTCGTGCAGAGCCCAGTTCCGTAGAAGAGGTCTAG
- the rpsL gene encoding 30S ribosomal protein S12: MPTINQLVRKGRTPKVKKTKAPALNGSPMRRGVCTRVYTTTPKKPNSALRKVARVRLNGGVEVTAYIPGVGHNLQEHSIVLVRGGRVKDLPGVRYKIVRGALDTQGVKNRKQARSRYGAKMEKK; encoded by the coding sequence GTGCCTACGATTAACCAGCTGGTCCGTAAGGGCCGCACGCCTAAGGTCAAAAAGACCAAGGCTCCCGCGCTTAACGGCAGCCCGATGCGCCGCGGTGTTTGCACCCGCGTCTACACCACCACCCCGAAGAAGCCGAACTCGGCTCTGCGTAAGGTTGCACGTGTGCGCCTTAACGGTGGCGTTGAAGTCACTGCCTACATCCCCGGTGTGGGCCACAACCTCCAGGAGCACTCCATTGTGCTCGTCCGTGGCGGTCGTGTGAAGGACCTTCCGGGTGTCCGCTACAAGATCGTCCGTGGCGCCCTCGATACCCAGGGTGTGAAGAACCGTAAGCAGGCCCGCAGCCGCTACGGCGCAAAGATGGAGAAGAAGTAA
- the fusA gene encoding elongation factor G produces the protein MAQDVLTDLSKVRNIGIMAHIDAGKTTTTERILFYTGVNHKIGETHDGASTTDWMEQEKERGITITSAAVTCFWENNQINIIDTPGHVDFTVEVERSLRVLDGAVAVFDGKEGVEPQSETVWRQADKYNVPRICFVNKMDKLGADFYFTVDTIISRLGAKPLVMQLPIGAENDFIGVVDLLYMRALVWPGDSKGDVTMGAKYEIQEIPADLKEKAEEYRATLIETVAEASEELMEKYLEGEEISVDELKAGIRKMTINSEIYPVFCGSAFKNRGVQPMLDAVVDYLPNPLDVPPMIGHDPRDEEKELTRKPSSEEPFSALAFKIAAHPFFGQLTFIRVYSGHVEAGAQVVNSTKGKKERIGKLFQMHANKEMPVEGATAGHIYAAIGLKDTTTGDTLCDSANQIVLESMSFPEPVISVAIEPNTKGDQEKLSTAIQKLSAEDPTFQVSLNEDTGQTIIAGMGELHLDILVDRMRREFKVEANVGKPQVAYRETIKRAVERHDYTHKKQTGGSGQFAKIQIAIAPLDTSDGELYEFENKVTGGRIPREYIPSVDAGIQDALNDGVLAGYPVVGIKATLIDGAYHDVDSSEMAFKIAGRMAFKEAARKANPILLEPLMDVEVRTPEEYMGEVIGDLNSRRGQMQSMEDAQGVKVIRAHVPLSGMFGYIGDLRSKTQGRAVYSMTFHSYAEVPKAFADEIIQKNRGE, from the coding sequence GTGGCACAGGACGTGCTTACCGACCTTAGCAAGGTCCGCAACATCGGCATCATGGCCCACATCGATGCCGGCAAGACCACTACTACCGAGCGCATCCTGTTCTACACGGGTGTGAACCACAAGATCGGCGAAACGCACGACGGCGCTTCGACGACTGACTGGATGGAACAGGAAAAGGAACGCGGCATCACCATCACGTCTGCCGCCGTGACCTGCTTCTGGGAAAACAACCAGATCAACATCATCGATACCCCCGGGCACGTGGACTTCACGGTTGAGGTTGAGCGCTCCCTGCGCGTCCTCGACGGTGCAGTTGCCGTGTTCGACGGCAAGGAAGGCGTGGAGCCGCAGTCTGAGACTGTGTGGCGCCAGGCTGACAAGTACAACGTCCCGCGTATCTGCTTCGTCAACAAGATGGACAAGCTCGGCGCTGACTTCTACTTCACCGTCGACACCATCATTAGCCGCCTCGGTGCCAAGCCGCTCGTCATGCAGCTGCCGATCGGCGCCGAGAACGACTTCATCGGCGTCGTCGACCTCCTGTACATGCGTGCACTGGTCTGGCCCGGCGACTCCAAGGGTGACGTCACCATGGGTGCCAAGTACGAGATCCAGGAGATCCCGGCTGACCTCAAGGAAAAGGCCGAGGAGTACCGCGCAACGCTCATTGAGACCGTTGCCGAGGCCTCCGAAGAGCTCATGGAGAAGTACCTCGAAGGCGAAGAAATCTCCGTCGACGAGCTCAAGGCCGGCATCCGCAAGATGACGATCAACTCCGAGATCTACCCGGTCTTCTGCGGTTCCGCGTTCAAGAACCGTGGCGTTCAGCCGATGCTGGATGCTGTTGTCGATTACCTGCCGAACCCGCTCGACGTCCCCCCGATGATCGGTCACGATCCTCGCGACGAAGAGAAGGAACTGACTCGTAAGCCGTCTTCCGAAGAGCCGTTCTCCGCGCTGGCCTTCAAGATCGCTGCGCACCCCTTCTTCGGCCAGCTGACCTTCATCCGCGTGTACTCCGGTCACGTGGAAGCAGGCGCCCAGGTGGTTAACTCCACCAAGGGCAAGAAGGAGCGCATCGGCAAGCTGTTCCAGATGCACGCCAACAAGGAAATGCCTGTTGAGGGCGCTACCGCCGGCCACATCTATGCAGCCATCGGTCTGAAGGACACCACCACGGGTGACACCCTGTGCGATTCGGCCAACCAGATCGTTCTCGAGTCCATGAGCTTCCCGGAGCCCGTGATCTCGGTTGCCATCGAGCCGAACACCAAGGGTGACCAGGAGAAGCTCTCCACGGCCATCCAGAAGCTCTCCGCTGAGGACCCGACCTTCCAGGTCTCCCTCAACGAAGACACCGGTCAGACCATCATCGCCGGCATGGGCGAGCTCCACCTGGACATCCTGGTGGACCGCATGCGCCGCGAATTCAAGGTCGAGGCAAACGTTGGCAAGCCCCAGGTTGCTTACCGCGAAACCATCAAGCGTGCTGTAGAGCGTCATGACTACACGCACAAGAAGCAGACCGGTGGCTCGGGTCAGTTCGCAAAGATCCAGATCGCCATCGCGCCGTTGGACACGTCCGACGGCGAGCTGTACGAGTTCGAGAACAAGGTCACTGGTGGCCGTATCCCGCGCGAGTACATTCCGTCTGTTGATGCAGGTATCCAGGATGCACTGAACGATGGCGTCCTGGCCGGCTACCCGGTGGTTGGCATCAAGGCCACGCTGATTGACGGCGCGTACCACGATGTTGACTCCTCGGAAATGGCGTTCAAGATTGCCGGCCGTATGGCTTTCAAGGAAGCCGCACGCAAGGCGAACCCCATCCTGCTCGAACCGCTGATGGATGTTGAGGTCCGCACCCCTGAGGAATACATGGGTGAAGTTATCGGTGACCTCAACTCACGTCGTGGCCAGATGCAGTCTATGGAAGATGCCCAGGGCGTCAAGGTTATCCGCGCACACGTCCCGCTGTCCGGCATGTTCGGTTACATCGGCGACCTGCGTTCAAAGACCCAGGGCCGCGCTGTGTACTCCATGACGTTCCACAGCTACGCCGAGGTCCCGAAGGCATTTGCCGACGAGATCATCCAGAAGAACCGCGGCGAGTAG
- a CDS encoding DNA-directed RNA polymerase subunit beta', which produces MSSESSFGLMQIGLATAEDIRGWSYGEVKKPETINYRTLKPEKDGLFCEKIFGPSRDWECYCGKYKRVRFKGIICERCGVEVTRAKVRRERMGHIELAAPVTHIWYFKGVPSRLGYLLDLAPKDLEKVIYFAAYMITSVDTDSRHEELPNLQVEHDIEKKQLVDNRDSDIATIARDLENELARLEGEGAKAADKKKARDSADRQMANVRKRADADIERLEQVWDRFKNLKVADLEGDEGLYRELRDRYGMYFEGSMGAEAIKKRLENFDMQAESDLLRDIIANGKGQRKTRALKRLKVVNAFLTTNNSPLGMVLDAVPVIPPELRPMVQLDGGRFATSDLNDLYRRVINRNNRLKRLLDLGAPEIIVNNEKRMLQEAVDSLFDNGRRGRPVTGPGNRPLKSLSDMLKGKQGRFRQNLLGKRVDYSGRSVIVVGPQLKLHQCGLPKQMALELFKPFVMKRLVDLNHAQNIKSAKRMVERYRPQVWDVLEEIITEHPVLLNRAPTLHRLGIQAFEPQLVEGKAIQLHPLVCGAFNADFDGDQMAVHLPLSPEAQAEARILMLSSNNILKPSDGRPVTLPSQDMIIGLYHLTTKRVGSAGEGRIFSSVSEAIMAFDLHELHLNSQVKIRLEGFVPYAGWEAPEGWEPGQTALVQTSLGQVIFNQTLPEDYPWVEAVADKGELSRIVNDLAERYPKVVTAATLDNLKDAGFYWATRSGVTVAISDIEVPAEKPVILAGYEERAAKIQGQYDKGLIDDDERRQELIEIWNKATNEIAQVMRDNLSPMNTINRMVSSGARGNWMQVRQIAGIRGLVANPKGEIIPRPIKSSYREGLSVLEYFIATHGARKGLADTALRTANSGYLTRRLVDVSQDVIVREEDCGTERGLVTPIAVADANGELVLDENVENSAYARTLAVDVVDSKGKVLAAGGTDCGDVVIAELFAAGITEVKVRSVLTCESSVGTCALCYGRSLATGKTVDIGEAVGIIAAQSIGEPGTQLTMRTFHTGGAVSASGGDDITQGLPRIQELFEARTPKGVAPIAEAAGRIAIEESERQMRLVITPDDGSEEIAYPVLRRSRLLIEDGQHVAVGQKLINGPVDPKQVLRIMGPRAAQKFLVDEVQGVYRSQGIGIHDKHVEVIVRQMLRRVTVIESGESDLLPGELAERSRFEDANRRVVSEGKTPASGRPELMGITKASLATESWLSAASFQETTRVLTQAAMEGKSDPLLGLKENVIIGKLIPAGTGLPRYTEVTVEPTEEAKANLFTGPSAFSDFSYDTLGGDGAPEFHAIPLDDYDLGSDFR; this is translated from the coding sequence ATGTCCAGCGAATCCTCCTTCGGCCTCATGCAGATCGGCCTCGCCACCGCGGAAGACATCCGTGGCTGGTCTTACGGCGAGGTTAAGAAGCCGGAAACCATCAACTACCGCACGCTCAAGCCCGAGAAGGACGGCCTCTTCTGCGAGAAGATCTTCGGCCCGTCCCGCGACTGGGAATGCTACTGCGGCAAGTACAAGCGCGTGCGCTTCAAGGGCATCATCTGCGAGCGGTGTGGCGTTGAGGTCACCCGCGCCAAGGTCCGCCGTGAGCGCATGGGCCACATCGAACTGGCTGCGCCCGTAACGCACATCTGGTACTTCAAGGGTGTTCCGTCCCGCCTGGGCTACCTCCTTGACCTGGCACCGAAGGACCTTGAGAAGGTCATCTACTTCGCTGCCTACATGATCACGAGCGTCGACACCGACAGCCGCCACGAGGAACTGCCCAACCTGCAGGTTGAGCACGACATCGAGAAGAAGCAGCTGGTTGACAACCGCGACTCCGACATCGCCACGATCGCCCGCGACCTCGAGAACGAGCTTGCCCGTCTCGAAGGCGAAGGCGCCAAGGCTGCCGACAAGAAGAAGGCCCGTGACTCCGCGGACCGCCAGATGGCCAACGTGCGTAAGCGTGCCGACGCCGACATCGAACGCCTTGAGCAGGTCTGGGACCGCTTCAAGAACCTCAAGGTCGCCGACCTCGAAGGCGACGAAGGCCTGTACCGCGAACTGCGTGACCGCTACGGCATGTACTTCGAAGGCTCCATGGGTGCCGAAGCCATCAAGAAGCGCCTTGAGAACTTCGACATGCAGGCCGAGTCGGACCTGCTGCGCGACATCATTGCCAACGGCAAGGGCCAGCGCAAGACCCGCGCACTGAAGCGACTGAAGGTTGTCAACGCATTCCTGACCACCAACAACAGCCCGCTCGGCATGGTGCTGGACGCCGTCCCGGTGATCCCGCCGGAACTGCGCCCGATGGTCCAGCTGGACGGTGGCCGCTTCGCGACCTCCGACCTCAACGACCTCTACCGCCGCGTGATCAACCGCAACAACCGCCTCAAGCGCCTGCTTGACCTGGGTGCTCCGGAGATCATCGTCAACAACGAGAAGCGCATGCTTCAGGAAGCTGTTGACAGCCTCTTCGACAACGGCCGCCGTGGCCGTCCGGTCACCGGACCGGGCAACCGTCCGCTGAAGTCCCTGAGCGACATGCTCAAGGGCAAGCAGGGCCGCTTCCGCCAGAACCTCCTGGGTAAGCGCGTTGACTACTCCGGCCGTTCGGTCATCGTCGTCGGTCCGCAGCTGAAGCTGCACCAGTGCGGCCTGCCCAAGCAGATGGCGCTGGAGCTCTTCAAGCCGTTCGTGATGAAGCGCCTGGTTGACCTCAACCACGCCCAGAACATCAAGTCGGCCAAGCGCATGGTTGAGCGTTACCGTCCGCAGGTCTGGGACGTTCTCGAAGAGATCATCACCGAGCACCCTGTGCTGCTGAACCGTGCACCTACCCTGCACCGCCTCGGCATCCAGGCGTTCGAGCCCCAGCTTGTTGAAGGCAAGGCAATCCAGCTGCACCCGCTGGTTTGTGGCGCCTTCAACGCTGACTTCGACGGCGACCAGATGGCAGTCCACCTGCCGCTGAGCCCCGAGGCCCAGGCTGAGGCACGCATCCTGATGCTGTCCTCGAACAACATCCTGAAGCCGTCTGACGGCCGCCCGGTGACCCTTCCTTCGCAGGATATGATCATCGGCCTCTACCACCTGACCACCAAGCGTGTCGGTTCAGCTGGCGAAGGCCGCATCTTCTCCTCCGTTTCGGAAGCCATCATGGCGTTCGACCTGCACGAGCTGCACCTGAACTCCCAGGTCAAGATCCGTCTTGAGGGCTTTGTCCCTTACGCCGGCTGGGAAGCTCCGGAAGGCTGGGAGCCGGGTCAGACCGCGCTCGTCCAGACCTCCCTGGGCCAGGTCATCTTCAACCAGACCCTGCCCGAGGACTACCCGTGGGTTGAGGCTGTTGCCGACAAGGGCGAACTGTCCCGCATCGTCAACGACCTCGCCGAGCGCTACCCGAAGGTTGTCACCGCGGCAACGCTGGACAACCTGAAGGATGCCGGTTTCTACTGGGCCACCCGCTCAGGCGTCACTGTCGCCATCTCCGACATCGAGGTTCCGGCCGAGAAGCCGGTCATCCTTGCCGGTTACGAAGAGCGCGCCGCGAAGATCCAGGGCCAGTACGACAAGGGCCTGATCGACGACGACGAGCGTCGCCAGGAACTGATCGAGATCTGGAACAAGGCGACCAACGAGATCGCGCAGGTCATGCGTGACAACCTGTCGCCGATGAACACCATCAACCGCATGGTGTCCTCCGGCGCACGTGGTAACTGGATGCAGGTCCGTCAGATCGCGGGTATCCGTGGCCTGGTGGCCAACCCTAAGGGTGAGATCATCCCGCGTCCGATCAAGTCCTCCTACCGCGAGGGCCTGTCGGTGCTGGAATACTTCATCGCGACGCACGGTGCCCGTAAGGGTCTGGCTGACACCGCCCTGCGTACCGCCAACTCGGGTTACCTGACCCGTCGTCTGGTGGACGTCTCGCAGGACGTCATCGTCCGTGAAGAGGACTGCGGCACCGAACGCGGCCTCGTCACCCCGATTGCCGTGGCTGACGCCAACGGCGAGCTGGTCCTGGACGAGAACGTTGAGAACAGCGCGTACGCCCGTACCCTGGCCGTGGACGTCGTTGACTCCAAGGGCAAGGTCCTGGCTGCCGGCGGCACCGACTGCGGCGACGTCGTCATTGCCGAACTGTTCGCAGCCGGTATCACCGAGGTCAAGGTCCGCTCCGTACTCACCTGTGAGTCCAGCGTCGGCACCTGCGCCCTGTGCTACGGCCGTTCGCTGGCCACCGGCAAGACCGTGGACATCGGTGAGGCAGTGGGCATCATCGCTGCACAGTCCATCGGTGAGCCCGGTACCCAGCTGACCATGCGTACGTTCCACACCGGTGGTGCTGTTTCCGCCAGCGGCGGCGACGACATCACCCAGGGTCTGCCCCGTATCCAGGAGCTCTTCGAAGCCCGTACTCCGAAGGGTGTCGCACCGATTGCAGAAGCAGCCGGCCGCATCGCCATCGAAGAGTCCGAGCGCCAGATGCGCCTGGTCATCACTCCGGATGACGGCAGTGAAGAGATCGCCTACCCGGTCCTTCGCCGCTCACGCCTCCTGATTGAAGACGGCCAGCACGTCGCGGTGGGCCAGAAGCTCATCAACGGTCCGGTCGATCCCAAGCAGGTACTTCGCATCATGGGTCCCCGTGCTGCACAGAAGTTCCTGGTGGACGAGGTCCAGGGCGTGTACCGCAGCCAGGGCATCGGTATCCACGACAAGCACGTCGAGGTTATCGTCCGCCAGATGCTGCGCCGCGTCACGGTCATCGAATCGGGTGAATCCGACCTGCTCCCCGGCGAACTCGCCGAGCGCAGCCGCTTCGAAGACGCCAACCGCCGCGTTGTGTCCGAGGGCAAGACTCCGGCTTCCGGACGTCCTGAGCTCATGGGTATCACCAAGGCATCCCTGGCAACCGAGTCCTGGCTGTCGGCAGCTTCCTTCCAGGAGACCACCCGCGTCCTCACGCAGGCGGCCATGGAAGGCAAGAGCGACCCGCTGCTCGGCCTCAAGGAAAACGTCATCATCGGTAAGCTCATCCCGGCCGGCACGGGTCTCCCGCGCTACACGGAGGTCACGGTGGAGCCGACTGAAGAAGCGAAGGCAAACCTGTTCACGGGTCCCAGCGCATTCAGCGACTTCTCCTACGACACCCTGGGCGGTGACGGAGCTCCTGAGTTCCACGCCATCCCGCTGGATGACTACGATCTCGGCAGCGACTTCCGCTAA
- the rpsG gene encoding 30S ribosomal protein S7, whose product MPRKGPAPKRPLVLDPVYGSPLVTQLINKVLVDGKKSTAERIVYGALEGARAKSGGDPVAALKKAMENVKPSLEVRSRRVGGATYQVPVEVKPGRSTALALRWLVGYSKARREKTMTERLQNEILDASNGLGAAVKRREDTHKMAESNKAFAHYRW is encoded by the coding sequence ATGCCTCGCAAGGGTCCGGCCCCCAAGCGGCCGCTAGTTCTAGATCCCGTATACGGCTCCCCGCTGGTCACGCAGCTGATCAACAAGGTGCTCGTAGACGGCAAGAAGTCCACCGCTGAGCGCATCGTTTACGGTGCACTCGAAGGCGCACGCGCCAAGTCCGGCGGCGACCCCGTTGCTGCCCTCAAGAAGGCCATGGAGAACGTCAAGCCTTCCCTTGAGGTCCGCTCCCGCCGCGTCGGTGGCGCAACCTACCAGGTTCCGGTCGAAGTCAAGCCGGGCCGCTCCACAGCGCTGGCCCTTCGCTGGCTGGTCGGCTACTCCAAGGCCCGCCGCGAGAAGACCATGACCGAGCGCCTCCAGAACGAAATCCTGGATGCCTCCAACGGTCTCGGTGCCGCTGTGAAGCGTCGCGAAGACACCCACAAGATGGCCGAGTCCAACAAGGCCTTCGCACACTACCGCTGGTAA